From Anopheles funestus chromosome 3RL, idAnoFuneDA-416_04, whole genome shotgun sequence, a single genomic window includes:
- the LOC125772308 gene encoding uncharacterized protein LOC125772308: MMHTHQWDKNETDPSVADLSCSRTTSVTGQQRRVMLKLALCLLTAGALVQVAQAADNPCAAGPPVDTNPAECCPTPMLMEGTIMMDCYQKYGEQTKKQLQMDGIPRGCCIAECAMNATNMYADGMLKRDDLSKMFMDAVKDKPEWMSLVRDATNACFELAEKKKDEIEAGAKLEPSFEGEKICHPISGTILRCMGMMMFAQCPASVFNVNDNCNKLREYGSMCPMI; the protein is encoded by the exons atGATGCACACTCATCAGTGG GATAAAAACGAAACCGACCCATCGGTCGCCGATCTCAGTTGCAGTCGAACGACCAGCGTGACGGGACAGCAACGGCGTGTCATGTTGAAGTTGGCACTGTGTTTGCTCACTGCCGGAGCATTGGTACAGGTGGCCCAAGCTGCCGATAACCCTTGTGCTGCCGGACCACCGGTTGATACG AATCCGGCAGAATGTTGTCCGACACCGATGCTCATGGAGGGTACGATCATGATGGACTGCTACCAGAAGTATGGCGAGCAGACCAAGAAACAGCTCCAGATGGATGGCATTCCGCGCGGTTGT TGCATTGCCGAGTGTGCCATGAACGCGACCAACATGTACGCGGACGGTATGCTCAAGCGGGACGATCTATCGAAGATGTTTATGGACGCCGTGAAGGATAAGCCGGAATGGATGTCACTGGTGCGGGATGCTACGAACGCTTGTTTCGAGCTGGCGGAAAAGAAGAAGGATGAAATTGAGGCCGGTGCCAAGCTGGAGCCAAGCTTCGAAGGTGAAAAGATCTGTCATCCCATCTCCGGTACCATTCTGCGCTGCATGGGCATGATGATGTTTGCCCAGTGTCCGGCATCCGTTTTCAACGTGAACGATAACTGTAACAAGCTGCGAGAGTACGGCAGCATGTGTCCGATGATTTAA